In Acinonyx jubatus isolate Ajub_Pintada_27869175 chromosome A3, VMU_Ajub_asm_v1.0, whole genome shotgun sequence, a genomic segment contains:
- the CALM2 gene encoding calmodulin-2 produces the protein MADQLTEEQIAEFKEAFSLFDKDGDGTITTKELGTVMRSLGQNPTEAELQDMINEVDADGNGTIDFPEFLTMMARKMKDTDSEEEIREAFRVFDKDGNGYISAAELRHVMTNLGEKLTDEEVDEMIREADIDGDGQVNYEEFVQMMTAK, from the exons ATG GCTGACCAACTGACTGAAGAGCAGATTGCag aattcaaagaagCTTTTTCACTATTTGACAAGGATGGTGATGGAACTATAACAACAAAGGAATTGGGAACTGTAATGAGATCTCTTGGGCAGAATCCCACAGAAGCAGAGTTACAGGACATGATTAATGAAGTAGATGCTgatg GAAATGGCACAATTGACTTCCCGGAATTTCTGACAATGatggcaagaaaaatgaaagatacagACAGTGAAGAAGAAATTAGAGAAGCATTCCGTGTGTTTGATAAG GATGGCAACGGCTATATTAGTGCAGCAGAGCTTCGCCATGTGATGACAAACCTGGGAGAGAAGTTAACAGATGAGGAGGTTGATGAAATGATCAGGGAAGCAGATATTGATGGTGATGGTCAAGTAAACTATGAAG AGTTTGTACAAATGATGACAGCAAAGTGA